The following is a genomic window from Corynebacterium incognita.
ATGGAAGGCAAAGCGCGATCAGGACGACTCCGCGGCACGGGAACTCGACGGCGTGCGCATTCGCGTCACGCAAGACATCTCCTTCCACGATCTGAACGAGCGCTTTGGCACCGACTACATCGTGGCCACCATCCGCCGCAACGGAAAATCTAAGGTGGCCAGCCCGTTCTTCGAGCTGCGCGCCGGGGACGAAATCTTCGCGGTGACTAATAAATCGCTTGAAGATGACCTGGTGGATGCCATCGGCGTGCGCATGAGTGGGCGGAGCTGGCGCCAGTCCGTGGTCACGGTGCAGCGGTTCGTGTTGTCCAACGAGGATATCGCGGGCAACACCATCGGCAATATCCCCATGTACGGCAACCACCGGGCGAAGATTATTCGGGTCAAGCGCGGCGATGAGATCCTCTTGGCCACTGACGACCTGTATCTTGCTTCGGGCGACGAGCTGGAAATGGTCCTGCCATCTGTGCGGTACGACGCCGTAGAGTCCTACGTGGGCAACTCCGTTCAGGCAGCCTCCGAACTGGATTGGGTGGCCACCGCAGTGGGATTGGCCGCGGGGTTCGCCTTGGCGATCGTTCCAATTCCCCTGCCCGGCGGTTCCATCTTTGAGTTGGGCGCGGCGGGCGGCCCGCTGATTGTAGGCCTCATCCTTGGCGCCGTACACCGCACCGGACACCTGGCGTGGAAACTGCCCATGCCTGCGAACTACGCGGTGCGGCAGCTGGGTCTCATGCTGTTCTTGGCCGCCGTGGGTATCGCGTCGGGGCCCGCGTTTGCGTCCTCGGCATTCACCATGGACGGCCTCCTTACCGTTGCCGTTGCCGCCCTTACTGCGTTGCTCGGCTGTGGATCGCTCATGCTCATGCTGTATTTCTATGGCCAGTCCTCGCCGCGCACCAACGGCGCCGTCGCCGGCTTCCTGGGACAGCCCGCAGTGCTGCAATACACGATGCAGAACTCCTCCGATTCCCGCATCATGACGGGCTATTCCGCGACCTTCGCTATCGCTCTCATCACGAAGATCATCGTCGTCCCCTTTATGCTGGTCTAGCGGGAAGCGGAAAGCAGCATTCCGAGCTGGCTAGTTGGTGTTTCCGTTTCCCTTGTTCTGGGGGAGGTCGTTGGCAAAAGATTCCGCAGATAGCGTCACGCCCCAGTCGCCATCCGGATTATGGAGACCATAGGTGCCGCTGTGGGGTCGAGAGTGTTCGTTTGCGAGAGTCTCGTCGTTGAATTCTTCGTCTCCAGCGTCGGGCGAGGAGTGAGACGAGGCCGGAGGTGAAGGCAGCGGCGGGGCAGTGAAATCTGCGGATCGGCGTGCTTCGTCCATTTCGTTGGAAACGACGATAACCAGTTCGTCGTCGGTGATGAAAGCGAACGCATACAACTCGTGGTGCTCGTCGAAGGCCCGCTCGAGGGTAGGGGTCAATGAGACAGTGCCCCACACTGTGTCGTCGACAAGCACGACGGCCCCGCTGCCGCTGTCGCCGTCGCGCTGAAGTTGTGCCACGTGGGACGTGCCGGAAAGTGCGGCGAGGTCTGCCTCGGAGATGTCCTCGCTGGCCGCGGTGTCCACTGTCACTAACTTCGCCGCGTGTGGAGTTGCGGCAAGGACCGTGCGACCGCCGTGGTCGCCGTGAGCGACCTCCATACCGGGTGGGGGAAGGATGACACCGACGTGCAGGTTGTCCGCTGCGATGGTCACCATCGCGAAAACCTCCGGGCTGAGGAGCTGCCGTTGGCACTGCTGAAAACCTGGGTAGGACTCAGCGGCCTCAGCATCGAGGACACCTAGCACCCCCACCTGGGCGCGCACCTTCCAGCCACCAGTGAGAGGGTGCGGTTGGAGCACCGCGCGCACGATGCGCGGGGCGTCGGGAAGCGCGCCCACGCTCAACGCAACGGCCGCAGACGGCGAGGTCAGCGGCACAAAAACCCCCAAAGGTAGGGGCGGGGTGGGGACGGGGTACTTCTGCATGGCTCTAGCCTATCGCAGGTGGTCTGTGCGGTCCGGTACCCACCGTAACGGGGAACTTAGTGACACGCGCCACCCCCAGGTGCGTTAAGTTGAGAGGGAGCCTTTCAAGAATTTTCCAGAATTTCCGATTGCAGCTAAGGAGTAGAGGCATCTCTTCTTCGATGAAGAACGATCCCAGCAAGAACTCATCACAACAATCGCCGCAGGGCACGGACGAAGAGGTGGAGGTTGCCCGCAGTCGGCGGACCTGGTGGAAATCATATCCGCACAACGCACACCCCGCGCTGGTGCCTGGTGTGTCTATCGAAGATCAACGCGTGCGTTATGGGATTGATAAACCCATTACTTTTGTCGTGGGTGGTCTGATCCTCGCATTCATCGCATGGGGCGTGGCAGCACCGCAACAGGTATTCGATGTCTCGTCCGTGGCACTCAACTGGGTCATGGTGAACTTGGGCTGGCTGTTTACCATCCTGGCCGCCGGTCTCATGGTGCTGTTGCTCATCATCGCGTTCAGCCGCTTCGGGCGCATCCCGCTGGGGTTGGACGGCGAGGAGCCGGAGTATTCCACGTCGTCCTGGGCGGCGATGTTATTCGGCGCGGGCATTGGTATCGGCATCATTTTCTTCGGACCATTCGAACCGATTAGTTACTATCTGTCGCCACGCCCCGGCGCCTATGAGGCGGCGTCGGATGAGGCGGTCATGGGGGCAATGGCCCAAGCGGCGATGCACTGGGGCATTAACGCGTGGGCCATTTACGGCATCGTCGGCCTCTGCGTGGCGTACGTGTCCTACCGCCGCGGCCGTGTGCCGCTGATGAGCTCCATCCTCATGCCATTGTTCGGTAATAAGGGCAACGACCACTGGTCGGCTCGTGTGATCGACGGTCTGGCGATCATCGCGACGTTGTTCGGCACCGCCGCCACATTGGGCATTGGTGCCCTCCAGATCTCGCAGGGCGTCAAAGTGGTCGCCGGCTGGGATGAGACCACCAATACCCTCGCGCTCATCATCATCGGTGTGCTGACCATCGGCACAATCATGTCCGCGGTCTCCGGCGTGGCTAAAGGTATTCGCTGGCTCTCCAATATCAACCTGGTGCTCGCCCTAGGCATCGCCGTGTTCTTCTTCGTGGTGGGGCCAACGGCATTCCTCGTCAACGTGATCCCAGGCGTCATCATCCAGTACATGTCAGATATTCCGGACATGCTGGCGGCCAACATGGGCCAAGGCGAAGAGATGCAGGCCTTCTTGTCCGCATGGACTACCTTCTACTGGGCTTGGTGGGTGTCCTGGGCGCCTTTCGTCGGCGTGTTCGTGGCCAAGATTTCCCGCGGCCGCACGATCCGCCAATTCATTCTGGGCGTGCTCTTTATCCCGTCTGCGATCATCGTCGGCGCGTTCGCCATCCTGGGTGGCACGACCATTTGGTTGCAGCGCGAAACGTCCGCGGTTGCCCCGGACAACACCATCGATTCGCTGCCGCCCGCACCTGAAATCTTCTTCCGTGTGTTGGAGCACTTCCCAGGCGCAGAGATCATGGCGCCCATCGTCATCGTGATGCTGGCCATATTCTTTATCACCACCTCGGATTCTGCCTCCTTGGTCAACTCGCAGTTGTCCCAGAAGGGCAACCCGAACCCCAACCCGTGGGTCACCACTTTCTGGGTACTGTGCATGGCCGGAATCGCCGTCGTTATCTTGCTCACCGGCGGACAAAACGCCCTGCAGGGCTTGCAGAACCTCATCACCATTACGGCGTTGCCTTTCGCCGCTATCATCGTACTGATGTGCGTGGCACTTGTTCGCGAGTTGCGCAATGATCCGATGAGCATCCGGCAGTACTACGAAAAGCAGGCACTTGCTAACGCCGTGGTGAAGGGCGTGCGCAAGCACGGCGACGACTTCGCCATCACAGTGGAGCCCACGGATTCAGAGTCTGATTACGCCACGGGCGCGGAGTTCGATTCCACCGCGGATGAGGTCACCGAGTGGTACGTGCGCACAGATGAGGACGGACGCGAACTGGGCTATGACTACCAGTCCAACGAATACGTCGAACCCGGCACCGAACCTAACCCCGCGATCGAGCCCACCGATAAACACGCGGAATCATAATCGCCCAATAGCGCGCTAGCAAGGCCGCTGCCAACAAGAAGGGGAGCGTCCACGCCTCCGGGGTGGTGAGCTCCCAGGTGATGAACGCGGCGAAGAACGGAGCACGCTGGACCACCGCGAGGACTGCGGAAGCACCGATGAGGGCGAAGACCGCCAGAGTGATGCCGTAGTCCGGGCTCAGCCACCCCGCCTTGTTGAGCAATAGCGCTACGCAGCCGCCTAACGACGCTCCCGTGGCCAAGGCCGGGGTTAAGGTTCCGCCCACCGCGCCCGCGCGCAGACACAGCACGGTGGCTGCCGGCTTGAGGAGCAGCAGGACGAGGAAGACCTGCCAGGTTCCCGATTCGGAGAAGCCGAGCTCTAGAATCTTGAAACCATTGCCGGTGATTTCCGGCAGCGCGATGGAGAGCGCGCCCACCATGGCGGTCGCGGCACCCACGGTCAGCGGCAGGAGCCAGTAGCGGTGGGGTTGGTGCTGAACAGCATGGTGTGCCGCGCGGCGGAAGGATTCTCCCACCGCCCACGCCAGGGGTGCGATGACGATGACCCATGCCAAAGCCCAGGCGATGAAACGCAGTGACGGCAGCGCTTCCGGGAAGTCGTACACCGCCCGCCAACCGATGACCGGCCACGTGGTAGCGGTGGCTACCAGTGACATTGTGATAGCCACGATGATAGACCGCAGCGAACGGGTGA
Proteins encoded in this region:
- a CDS encoding aspartate:alanine exchanger family transporter produces the protein MLEFFTNNTLIAIFFVVALGTFFGTFKFGPIQFGAAGALFVGLAAGAFIAPDGAHLSLLQNLGLGLFVYLLGLEAGEEFFKSVKSQFGMMAMSIVSVLVGAATAVIAGGLLGIGREVSVGAFAGSLTSTPSLSLATAYTGSDAPAVGYSIGYPTGITVAIILSMLTIGKTWKAKRDQDDSAARELDGVRIRVTQDISFHDLNERFGTDYIVATIRRNGKSKVASPFFELRAGDEIFAVTNKSLEDDLVDAIGVRMSGRSWRQSVVTVQRFVLSNEDIAGNTIGNIPMYGNHRAKIIRVKRGDEILLATDDLYLASGDELEMVLPSVRYDAVESYVGNSVQAASELDWVATAVGLAAGFALAIVPIPLPGGSIFELGAAGGPLIVGLILGAVHRTGHLAWKLPMPANYAVRQLGLMLFLAAVGIASGPAFASSAFTMDGLLTVAVAALTALLGCGSLMLMLYFYGQSSPRTNGAVAGFLGQPAVLQYTMQNSSDSRIMTGYSATFAIALITKIIVVPFMLV
- a CDS encoding BCCT family transporter; the encoded protein is MKNDPSKNSSQQSPQGTDEEVEVARSRRTWWKSYPHNAHPALVPGVSIEDQRVRYGIDKPITFVVGGLILAFIAWGVAAPQQVFDVSSVALNWVMVNLGWLFTILAAGLMVLLLIIAFSRFGRIPLGLDGEEPEYSTSSWAAMLFGAGIGIGIIFFGPFEPISYYLSPRPGAYEAASDEAVMGAMAQAAMHWGINAWAIYGIVGLCVAYVSYRRGRVPLMSSILMPLFGNKGNDHWSARVIDGLAIIATLFGTAATLGIGALQISQGVKVVAGWDETTNTLALIIIGVLTIGTIMSAVSGVAKGIRWLSNINLVLALGIAVFFFVVGPTAFLVNVIPGVIIQYMSDIPDMLAANMGQGEEMQAFLSAWTTFYWAWWVSWAPFVGVFVAKISRGRTIRQFILGVLFIPSAIIVGAFAILGGTTIWLQRETSAVAPDNTIDSLPPAPEIFFRVLEHFPGAEIMAPIVIVMLAIFFITTSDSASLVNSQLSQKGNPNPNPWVTTFWVLCMAGIAVVILLTGGQNALQGLQNLITITALPFAAIIVLMCVALVRELRNDPMSIRQYYEKQALANAVVKGVRKHGDDFAITVEPTDSESDYATGAEFDSTADEVTEWYVRTDEDGRELGYDYQSNEYVEPGTEPNPAIEPTDKHAES
- a CDS encoding chloride channel protein, whose product is MSSRATSNEPRPLRHTLLVALLAVVGGVLAGLVGMAMTVFIHAIESVARVDEMSWARTIAAPAVGGVVAGLGWWALRATGEVRTVNKSLARQELLPINRTLVDAFLQLTVVGAGASLGRENAPRQSAAALTDRMGTFTPLGPDDRAILLASAAGAGLGAVYNVPLAGALFSLEVLGLTRSLRSIIVAITMSLVATATTWPVIGWRAVYDFPEALPSLRFIAWALAWVIVIAPLAWAVGESFRRAAHHAVQHQPHRYWLLPLTVGAATAMVGALSIALPEITGNGFKILELGFSESGTWQVFLVLLLLKPAATVLCLRAGAVGGTLTPALATGASLGGCVALLLNKAGWLSPDYGITLAVFALIGASAVLAVVQRAPFFAAFITWELTTPEAWTLPFLLAAALLARYWAIMIPRVYRWARSRG